A stretch of Spirosoma oryzicola DNA encodes these proteins:
- a CDS encoding glycosyltransferase family 2 protein, with translation MAEGERIKTLPLISLITINYNQAVVTCDMLESTRQLTYPNFEIIVVDNGSVENPTERIRQGNYPNVTVVVSPDNLGFSGGNNLGVRYAKGDYLFFLNNDTIVTPDLLEKLVEPFLRDATIGVTCPKIRYHDQPNVIQYAGYRPLNPYTGRTWSIGLMEPDKGQHDQPGPTPFAHGAAMMVSRAVLERAGSLDDSFFLYYEELDWSARIRRAGFQIYYQAEALIYHRESMSVGKMNAMKVYYHVRNRLWFMRRNVAGWQLLVFYVYYFGVAIPKALIQYTIRWQPAYLKSVKDAIIWNLKHSSKQSVSVPSPMAMTA, from the coding sequence ATGGCAGAAGGAGAACGTATAAAGACGCTACCACTTATTTCGCTGATCACCATCAACTACAACCAGGCGGTGGTGACCTGCGATATGCTGGAATCAACCCGGCAGTTAACGTATCCAAATTTTGAAATTATTGTCGTCGACAATGGGTCGGTAGAAAATCCTACCGAGCGCATCCGGCAAGGAAATTATCCGAACGTAACGGTTGTCGTCAGTCCCGACAATCTGGGTTTTTCTGGAGGCAACAACCTCGGTGTCCGTTATGCCAAGGGTGATTACTTGTTTTTTCTAAACAACGACACCATCGTAACGCCCGATTTGCTGGAGAAACTGGTCGAACCGTTTCTGCGCGATGCAACAATCGGTGTCACCTGTCCCAAGATTCGCTACCACGATCAGCCAAACGTCATTCAATATGCGGGCTACCGTCCACTGAATCCGTATACGGGCCGAACCTGGTCAATCGGGCTGATGGAACCCGACAAAGGCCAGCACGATCAGCCGGGACCAACACCCTTTGCGCACGGTGCCGCGATGATGGTCAGTCGGGCGGTGCTGGAACGGGCGGGCTCGCTGGACGACAGTTTTTTTCTGTATTACGAAGAACTTGACTGGTCGGCCCGGATACGACGGGCTGGCTTTCAGATTTATTACCAGGCCGAAGCCCTGATTTACCACCGTGAATCAATGAGCGTCGGAAAGATGAACGCCATGAAAGTGTATTACCACGTTCGGAACCGATTGTGGTTTATGCGCCGGAATGTAGCGGGCTGGCAACTGCTGGTTTTTTACGTGTACTATTTCGGCGTTGCTATTCCCAAAGCGCTGATTCAGTACACGATTCGCTGGCAGCCTGCTTACCTTAAATCGGTAAAAGACGCTATCATCTGGAACCTGAAGCATTCCAGCAAGCAATCCGTTTCAGTGCCGTCACCCATGGCGATGACAGCCTGA
- a CDS encoding sensor histidine kinase → MTIRNRIALQFSLIVASILVAFSVIIYVVSANYRREEFYERLKNKGRTTVRFLVEVKEVDQELLKIIDRNTLTALIDEKVLIFDEHNALIYSSVDDKIIHYDVHLLSEVRQQKEVETYSGDNELVGLLYQQNGRDLVVLSSAYDQFGRSKMANLQLTLGWGLLGGLSITIGLGIFFAGQSLRPISRINEQVSAITARNLRQRLDEGNRRDEIGQLAINFNDVLQRLEKAFEQQRSFVSHASHELRTPLAALKSEIQLGLRRPLTVPEHEEVLVNLLSDADRLIGLTNSLLFLARTLESIQSVPFQTVRIDDIVFLAKDELLSAKPAYHIEIDYENIPHEETETVVNGNESLLKQVMLNLFDNACKYSADHTALVRISTDERYCRVAVRDRGIGISEADRQHIFESFYRASNAIAYDGFGIGLSICDRIIELHQGNLSVDSQLNRGSTFTVSLPHV, encoded by the coding sequence ATGACCATCCGCAACCGAATCGCCCTCCAGTTTTCGTTGATCGTTGCGTCCATTCTGGTGGCGTTTTCGGTGATTATTTACGTCGTGTCGGCAAACTACCGGCGAGAAGAGTTTTACGAGCGGTTGAAGAACAAAGGCCGAACAACAGTTCGGTTTCTGGTTGAAGTAAAAGAAGTCGATCAGGAGTTGCTCAAAATCATTGACCGGAATACTCTGACCGCTTTAATTGATGAGAAAGTGCTTATTTTTGACGAGCACAACGCACTGATCTACAGCAGCGTAGATGACAAGATCATTCACTACGATGTTCACTTGCTGAGTGAAGTCCGGCAACAAAAAGAAGTCGAAACGTACAGTGGCGACAACGAACTGGTAGGCTTACTGTATCAGCAGAATGGCCGCGACCTGGTCGTATTGTCCTCGGCGTATGACCAGTTTGGCCGGAGTAAGATGGCGAATCTACAGCTTACATTGGGCTGGGGATTGTTGGGTGGATTAAGTATTACGATCGGGCTGGGCATTTTCTTTGCGGGTCAGTCGCTACGGCCTATCAGTCGGATCAATGAGCAGGTATCGGCCATTACGGCGCGTAACCTCCGGCAACGTCTGGACGAAGGCAATCGACGGGATGAGATTGGTCAATTGGCAATCAATTTCAACGACGTGCTGCAACGATTGGAAAAAGCCTTCGAGCAACAGCGTAGTTTCGTGTCGCACGCATCGCACGAGCTACGGACTCCGCTGGCCGCTCTGAAATCCGAGATTCAGCTAGGGTTACGTCGCCCATTGACGGTACCCGAACACGAAGAAGTGCTCGTAAACTTACTTTCGGATGCAGATCGGCTTATTGGGCTCACAAACAGCCTGTTGTTTCTGGCGCGTACGCTCGAATCGATCCAGAGCGTTCCCTTTCAGACCGTTCGCATCGACGACATTGTTTTTCTGGCGAAAGACGAATTGCTAAGCGCCAAACCCGCGTACCATATCGAAATCGACTACGAGAATATCCCGCACGAGGAAACCGAAACGGTCGTCAATGGGAACGAGAGTCTGCTGAAACAGGTTATGCTCAACTTGTTTGACAATGCCTGCAAATACTCCGCTGATCACACCGCCCTGGTACGAATCAGCACCGACGAACGCTACTGCCGGGTGGCGGTTCGCGACCGGGGGATTGGTATTTCGGAAGCGGATCGCCAGCACATTTTTGAATCGTTCTACCGGGCGTCCAACGCCATTGCTTACGATGGATTCGGCATCGGCTTATCCATCTGCGACCGGATCATCGAACTCCACCAGGGCAACTTGTCGGTTGATAGTCAACTGAATAGGGGAAGTACATTTACCGTTTCGTTACCTCACGTATAG
- a CDS encoding sugar transferase, whose product MTSTSPNNSRLNDQLPLSTNMQAVQEKLQLFRVLYVESNERRVESFRQAFGSQIDVTDVPDGQSALAQLEHGEPVDLVLFNDDLDSLLFLKELGAKRKLAHVPVVLLTDRTNIDLRQAPFHGHVIDAFPHNYSEEALRIRLKYLIQKKDYEQSGRINPKSASIRIPIGKRLFDIFVSLFILIMISPILLVVAILVKLDSKGPVFYSSKRVGTGFKIFNMYKFRTMSTGADKLLAGMASQNMYNAPVVEKTDDERCEVCKIAGTSCQQPLFMDQKQICEILYQREQKAKAMFSKFKEDPRVTRLGKILRNTSIDELPQFYNILRGDMSFVGNRPLPIYEAEKLTTIGYARRFAAPAGLTGLWQVTKRGKAKVSDQERIQLDVLYAKTYSFRTDMLILLKTLKAVWQKENV is encoded by the coding sequence ATGACATCGACATCTCCCAACAATAGTCGACTTAACGATCAACTTCCGTTGTCAACGAATATGCAGGCGGTACAAGAAAAGCTTCAACTATTTCGGGTGCTTTACGTTGAAAGCAACGAACGACGGGTTGAGTCGTTTCGGCAGGCATTTGGTTCACAGATCGACGTAACTGACGTGCCGGATGGGCAATCTGCGCTGGCTCAGCTGGAACATGGCGAACCCGTTGACCTGGTACTCTTCAATGATGACTTGGATAGTCTGCTCTTTCTGAAGGAGTTGGGGGCCAAGCGTAAGCTCGCGCACGTGCCGGTTGTGCTGCTTACGGATCGAACCAATATTGATCTTCGGCAGGCTCCGTTTCATGGGCATGTGATCGACGCATTTCCTCATAATTACTCGGAGGAAGCGCTGCGTATTCGGCTGAAATACCTGATTCAGAAGAAAGACTACGAGCAGAGCGGCCGTATCAATCCCAAGTCGGCGTCCATTCGTATTCCAATCGGGAAACGGCTCTTTGATATTTTCGTCTCGCTGTTTATTCTGATTATGATATCGCCCATACTACTGGTCGTGGCGATTCTGGTCAAGCTGGATTCTAAAGGACCGGTTTTCTACAGCTCAAAGCGAGTCGGAACGGGGTTCAAGATCTTTAACATGTATAAATTCCGCACCATGAGCACCGGAGCCGATAAACTCCTGGCGGGTATGGCATCGCAGAATATGTACAACGCGCCAGTCGTCGAAAAAACCGACGACGAACGCTGCGAGGTTTGTAAGATCGCCGGTACTTCGTGTCAGCAGCCGCTGTTCATGGACCAGAAGCAAATCTGTGAGATTCTGTACCAGCGCGAGCAAAAGGCGAAGGCGATGTTCTCGAAGTTCAAGGAAGATCCACGGGTAACGCGGCTTGGTAAGATCCTGCGCAATACCAGTATTGATGAGTTGCCGCAGTTTTATAACATTTTGCGGGGCGACATGTCCTTTGTGGGTAATCGGCCCTTACCAATTTATGAAGCGGAAAAACTGACCACCATCGGCTATGCCCGTCGGTTCGCGGCACCGGCCGGTCTGACCGGGCTGTGGCAGGTGACCAAGCGCGGCAAAGCGAAGGTTTCTGACCAGGAGCGGATTCAATTGGACGTTTTATACGCCAAAACGTATTCGTTTCGGACAGATATGCTTATACTTCTGAAAACTCTCAAGGCAGTATGGCAGAAGGAGAACGTATAA
- a CDS encoding efflux RND transporter permease subunit, giving the protein MWKSIARGILKLRLFWLTVLIIVTIVMGNFGTRLQLSYQPARVLPLSDSTQQHYEDFKQRFGIDGSVMIVGWQDKRWFDLPVYQSWYDMTEQVRKLPGVKDALSISRLYTIARQDTTWGIKQVVTQRPQTQQQVDSLQKKILDLPFYDGLLVNPETKSTLMAISLDEKTLNTKDRLGIVAAIRQQGDTFAKKTGITVHYSGLPSIRTEVSKRVAGELKLFTALAVAVTGLLVWLLFRSWKVVVLSLTVVLMGVCFAVGALVLFGYEMTVLTGLLPPLLIVIGIPNCVFLINKYNAELAEHGQKQRALENTIEEIGLASFLANVTTAIGFGVFYFTNSRLLVEFGLVAAVCVLAVYVICLLMVPIILSYLPVPKTQQGDSTEVSIWRGTLTHIDNWVHHKRPLVYGLIAVITVISALGLPLIRIEGFVVDDLPKNDPVYNDMRFFEAQFKGALPFEVTIDTGKPNGILAGTGSALYKIRAMERIIAQYPEFSKPRSLVDAIRFAYQSYRGGAPKYYVLPPALALRDMVAEAPIGVKSSPSSSLTRSYIDSSRQVARVSYQMADIGSIRMQEVLGKLQPRIDSLFRDTGYKVSLTGHSLVFLKSNDYLLGNLYESLGIAILLIALVGMVLFRSVPIILMSKLPCLIPLLVTAGIMGYTDIAFKPSTILIFSIAFGLSSDGTVYFLTSYRQQLQRGLAPSAAISAAIHETGVSLIYTALILAGGFSVFAASGFGGTAALGVLVATTVLMACLTNLILLPALLLSLKRYRV; this is encoded by the coding sequence ATGTGGAAATCTATTGCCCGCGGCATTTTAAAGCTGCGGCTATTCTGGCTCACCGTACTGATTATTGTAACCATCGTGATGGGTAACTTCGGGACCCGTCTGCAACTGTCCTATCAACCTGCCCGCGTTTTACCGCTATCTGATAGCACGCAGCAACATTACGAAGACTTCAAACAGCGGTTTGGTATTGATGGATCGGTTATGATTGTGGGCTGGCAGGACAAGCGCTGGTTCGACTTGCCCGTTTATCAGTCGTGGTACGACATGACGGAACAAGTCCGCAAACTACCCGGTGTAAAAGACGCACTGTCCATAAGCCGCCTGTACACCATCGCCCGGCAGGATACGACATGGGGTATTAAACAAGTCGTGACCCAACGTCCGCAGACGCAGCAGCAGGTCGATAGTTTGCAAAAAAAGATACTGGACCTTCCCTTTTACGATGGTCTGCTCGTCAATCCCGAGACGAAATCAACGTTGATGGCGATTTCGCTGGATGAGAAGACGTTAAACACGAAAGATCGCCTTGGCATCGTCGCAGCCATCCGGCAGCAGGGTGACACCTTTGCCAAAAAGACGGGCATCACCGTTCATTACTCTGGTCTTCCCTCCATCCGGACGGAGGTATCTAAACGGGTAGCGGGTGAGTTAAAGCTGTTTACGGCGCTGGCCGTAGCCGTAACGGGCCTGCTGGTGTGGTTGCTGTTCCGTTCCTGGAAAGTGGTGGTTCTTTCGCTCACAGTCGTACTGATGGGTGTGTGTTTTGCGGTGGGTGCGTTGGTCCTCTTCGGTTATGAGATGACCGTATTAACGGGTCTGCTCCCCCCCCTGCTGATTGTGATCGGCATTCCGAACTGCGTCTTCTTGATCAATAAATACAACGCCGAACTGGCCGAGCACGGGCAAAAACAACGGGCGCTGGAAAATACCATTGAAGAAATTGGGCTTGCTTCGTTTCTGGCCAACGTAACCACAGCTATCGGCTTCGGCGTTTTCTACTTTACCAATAGCCGGCTGCTGGTCGAGTTTGGGTTGGTAGCGGCTGTTTGCGTACTCGCGGTGTACGTGATCTGCCTGCTGATGGTGCCGATTATCCTTAGCTACCTTCCGGTTCCTAAAACGCAGCAGGGCGATTCAACGGAAGTCAGTATCTGGCGTGGTACGCTGACCCACATCGATAACTGGGTTCACCACAAACGACCCCTTGTTTACGGTCTGATTGCCGTTATTACCGTAATTAGTGCCTTGGGGCTGCCGCTCATCCGGATCGAAGGGTTCGTGGTCGATGACCTACCGAAAAACGATCCGGTGTATAATGACATGCGTTTCTTCGAAGCGCAGTTTAAAGGGGCCTTACCTTTTGAAGTGACCATTGATACGGGCAAGCCCAACGGCATTTTGGCTGGAACGGGTTCGGCACTGTACAAAATCCGGGCGATGGAACGCATTATTGCGCAGTATCCTGAGTTTTCAAAACCCCGTTCACTGGTCGATGCCATTCGTTTTGCGTACCAGTCCTACCGGGGTGGCGCACCAAAGTATTACGTGCTTCCGCCCGCTCTTGCCCTGCGCGACATGGTGGCCGAAGCGCCAATAGGCGTGAAGTCGTCCCCGTCGTCTTCGCTGACCCGCTCCTATATAGACAGTTCCCGACAGGTTGCGCGGGTTAGCTACCAGATGGCCGACATTGGCTCCATTCGGATGCAGGAAGTTTTGGGTAAACTACAGCCGCGCATTGATTCATTGTTCCGTGATACGGGCTACAAGGTAAGCCTGACCGGCCACAGTCTGGTGTTTCTTAAGAGCAACGATTACCTGCTTGGCAACCTATACGAAAGTCTGGGCATTGCGATTCTGCTGATTGCCTTGGTTGGTATGGTGCTGTTCCGGTCGGTCCCCATTATCTTGATGTCAAAACTTCCGTGTCTGATTCCGTTGCTGGTAACGGCGGGCATTATGGGGTATACCGACATTGCGTTTAAACCATCGACTATCCTTATTTTCAGTATAGCGTTTGGCCTTTCTTCCGACGGAACGGTTTACTTTCTGACGAGCTATCGGCAGCAGCTGCAACGCGGTCTGGCACCGTCGGCGGCTATTTCGGCGGCTATTCACGAAACGGGGGTTAGTCTGATTTATACCGCCCTGATTCTGGCGGGTGGTTTTTCGGTGTTCGCAGCCTCCGGTTTTGGTGGTACAGCAGCCTTGGGCGTTCTGGTGGCCACAACGGTACTTATGGCGTGTCTGACAAACCTTATTCTGCTGCCCGCCCTGCTGCTCAGCCTGAAACGCTATCGGGTTTAA
- a CDS encoding response regulator produces MKSLYHVLVAEDDPFIRKVLRQTLKDDFEVVTTENGIEAVTWLEEGNPVDIILSDIQMPHMDGTDLIRTLRASPLFHRLPIIILSTFSDSDTRIKFLKLGADDYIVKPFNPIEVKTKIRSLLRRIEANDIDISQQ; encoded by the coding sequence ATGAAATCACTTTACCACGTATTGGTTGCCGAAGATGATCCTTTTATCCGTAAAGTGTTGCGTCAGACACTGAAAGATGATTTTGAAGTGGTAACAACGGAAAATGGTATCGAAGCCGTAACCTGGTTAGAAGAAGGAAACCCCGTCGACATTATCCTATCGGACATTCAGATGCCTCACATGGATGGGACCGATTTGATTCGGACACTGCGGGCCAGTCCGCTTTTTCACCGACTACCGATCATTATTCTATCTACTTTTTCGGATAGTGACACGCGCATCAAATTCCTCAAGCTGGGTGCTGACGATTATATCGTGAAGCCATTCAATCCAATTGAGGTCAAAACGAAAATCAGAAGCTTACTGCGTCGAATCGAAGCCAATGACATCGACATCTCCCAACAATAG
- a CDS encoding efflux RND transporter periplasmic adaptor subunit has translation MIINKLPIPLFALGLLLSSCQPKPAREEQKAFRLSDTMMSRIKLDSVVTQPVRNELTLVGRVVADENRVIKVYPLVGGNVEEVKVELGDYVRKGQTLASIRSSEVADLERQSIQARADLLLAEKNLRVAQDLFESKLTSQREVVAAQKEVEQVQAEVNRTKEVSRIYGIGKSSIYTVKAPIDGYVIEKNVNRDMQLRSDNADNLFTIGQISEVWVLANVNESDIGRVKQGMEASVQTLSYPDEKFQGHVDKIYTVLNPNTKAMTVRIRLDNKAMKLKPEMHATVTLRYTAGGQLATVPANSIIFDRSKRYVLVYKNRTDIETREVDVLKSLGNVAYISQGVKPGETIISKDQLLVYNALND, from the coding sequence ATGATTATCAACAAACTCCCCATACCCCTTTTTGCGCTCGGCCTGCTGTTGTCGTCCTGCCAGCCCAAGCCCGCCCGTGAAGAACAGAAAGCATTCCGCCTGTCGGACACGATGATGAGCCGGATCAAGCTCGATAGCGTTGTCACTCAACCCGTACGGAACGAATTAACCTTGGTTGGCCGGGTGGTCGCCGACGAAAACCGGGTGATCAAAGTGTACCCGCTGGTGGGTGGCAACGTCGAAGAAGTCAAAGTAGAACTCGGTGATTACGTCCGGAAAGGGCAAACGCTGGCGTCTATCCGGTCGAGTGAAGTCGCGGATCTGGAACGCCAGTCGATACAGGCGCGGGCGGATTTGCTGCTGGCCGAGAAAAACTTACGCGTGGCGCAGGATTTGTTCGAATCAAAGCTGACGTCCCAGCGCGAAGTTGTTGCCGCGCAGAAAGAAGTCGAGCAGGTCCAGGCCGAAGTAAACCGTACCAAGGAAGTGTCGCGCATCTACGGCATTGGCAAATCGTCCATTTACACGGTCAAAGCGCCCATCGATGGTTACGTCATTGAAAAGAACGTCAACCGCGACATGCAGCTCCGCTCCGACAACGCCGACAACTTATTCACCATCGGGCAGATCAGCGAAGTGTGGGTGCTGGCCAACGTGAATGAAAGCGATATTGGCCGGGTAAAACAAGGCATGGAAGCATCGGTACAAACGCTGAGCTACCCCGACGAGAAATTCCAGGGTCACGTCGATAAAATATACACGGTACTCAACCCAAACACCAAAGCCATGACGGTTCGGATTCGGCTGGACAACAAAGCCATGAAGCTCAAGCCCGAAATGCACGCAACCGTTACGCTACGCTACACAGCGGGCGGACAGCTGGCCACCGTACCGGCCAATTCGATTATTTTCGACCGCTCCAAACGGTATGTGCTGGTCTACAAAAACCGCACGGATATTGAAACCCGCGAGGTCGATGTCCTGAAGTCGCTGGGCAACGTAGCCTACATCAGCCAGGGTGTCAAACCGGGTGAGACCATCATTTCCAAGGATCAGCTGCTGGTCTACAATGCGCTGAACGATTAA
- a CDS encoding TolC family protein: MRLLLSIFSFFLIAYSAQGQPASTQGSPAQDSLSLTLRQADSLFLKNNVQLLAERFRIDASQAQVIQASLYDNPTVTVELSTYNNQTKRVLDVGRQGQKTVAIEQLLYTAGKRNKRVALASEAARLTGLEMLDLLRGLRFDLRTRFYSIYFQRQTLARFNQQLTTLQTTVTAYEKQYDRTNVSLRELLRLKALLFQLNNDRTGIIFQLADDERALRTLLSVEVPVNPVVAEENLTHYRLPTQPDDTLRQMALRNRPDLLAAESLTRQAELNYNLQRALAVPDVRIGGAYDQAGSYINNYVGLSLSTDIPLFNRNQGAIRAARSQISFQNGLQRQRAIQVSNEVATSLQKVREVERRVQGLEQQFTEQFEQLNRGVITNFQKGNISLIEFVDLIEAYNDSVQQLNRLKADRVGAYEELNYLIGEDLFKE; this comes from the coding sequence ATGCGGTTACTGCTTTCGATCTTCTCTTTTTTTTTAATTGCTTATTCTGCTCAGGGACAGCCAGCATCGACGCAAGGCTCCCCGGCCCAGGATTCGCTTTCGCTGACTCTCCGGCAGGCCGATAGCCTGTTTCTTAAAAACAACGTACAACTGCTGGCCGAGCGGTTCCGGATCGATGCCAGTCAGGCGCAGGTTATTCAGGCTAGTCTCTACGACAACCCGACCGTTACGGTTGAGCTGAGTACGTATAACAACCAAACCAAACGTGTACTGGACGTTGGTCGGCAGGGTCAGAAAACTGTAGCCATTGAGCAACTGCTGTACACGGCGGGTAAGCGCAACAAACGCGTTGCGCTGGCTTCCGAAGCCGCCCGGCTGACGGGTCTGGAAATGCTCGATCTGTTGCGGGGATTGCGGTTCGATCTACGCACGCGGTTCTATTCTATTTACTTCCAACGGCAGACGCTGGCGCGGTTTAATCAGCAACTTACTACGCTGCAAACAACCGTAACGGCGTACGAAAAGCAGTACGATCGCACGAACGTATCCCTGCGGGAGCTGCTTCGACTGAAAGCGTTACTTTTTCAGCTCAACAACGACCGGACAGGCATTATTTTCCAGCTAGCCGACGACGAGCGGGCTCTGCGGACACTCTTATCGGTCGAAGTTCCGGTTAATCCGGTGGTTGCCGAAGAAAACTTGACGCATTACCGCCTGCCCACCCAGCCCGACGATACGCTCCGGCAAATGGCCCTGCGCAACCGTCCCGATCTGCTGGCTGCCGAATCGCTGACGCGTCAGGCGGAACTCAATTACAACCTGCAACGAGCGTTGGCCGTACCCGATGTGCGCATCGGCGGAGCCTACGATCAGGCGGGCAGCTACATCAACAATTACGTCGGGCTGTCGCTCTCGACCGACATTCCCTTATTTAATCGCAATCAGGGGGCGATTCGGGCGGCCCGGAGTCAGATCAGCTTCCAGAATGGACTTCAGCGCCAACGGGCGATTCAGGTTAGTAACGAAGTAGCTACGTCGCTGCAAAAAGTACGCGAAGTCGAACGGCGGGTGCAGGGACTCGAGCAACAGTTTACCGAACAGTTTGAGCAACTGAACCGGGGCGTCATCACCAACTTTCAGAAAGGCAACATCAGCCTGATTGAATTTGTCGATCTGATCGAAGCCTACAACGATAGCGTTCAGCAGCTTAACCGACTGAAAGCCGACCGCGTGGGCGCTTACGAAGAACTGAATTACCTCATTGGCGAAGACTTATTCAAGGAATAA
- a CDS encoding response regulator transcription factor yields the protein MAQKKILIVEDDRRIAQNISRGLQDEGYATEVVYEGINGRQAALQPSVDLLILDLNLPELSGFEVCRSVRAERPLLPIIILSALGEIEDKVEALALGADDYLVKPFDFRELIARVATCFRRLALSNSVETEEIWQVANLTVNVTRKEVKRGNTLIDLTAREFALLEYMIRNRGRVLPKADIAETVWSLNFDPGTNVVEVYINYLRRKIDRDFEPKLIHTRPGMGYVLKED from the coding sequence ATGGCCCAAAAGAAAATTTTGATCGTTGAGGATGATCGGCGTATTGCCCAAAATATTAGCCGGGGCCTTCAGGACGAAGGCTACGCGACCGAGGTGGTATACGAAGGCATCAATGGTCGGCAGGCCGCTCTGCAACCAAGCGTCGATCTCTTGATTCTTGACCTGAACCTTCCCGAATTAAGCGGCTTCGAGGTATGTCGATCGGTTCGGGCGGAGCGACCTCTCCTGCCCATCATTATTCTGTCGGCGCTCGGCGAAATCGAAGATAAAGTAGAAGCCTTGGCGCTTGGTGCGGACGATTACCTGGTAAAACCGTTCGATTTTCGGGAGTTGATCGCCCGTGTCGCTACCTGTTTCCGGCGGCTGGCGTTGAGCAATAGCGTTGAAACCGAAGAAATCTGGCAGGTTGCCAATCTGACGGTCAACGTAACCAGGAAAGAGGTTAAACGGGGCAACACGCTCATTGACCTGACCGCCCGCGAGTTTGCCCTGCTCGAATACATGATTCGCAACCGAGGTCGGGTATTACCCAAAGCCGATATTGCCGAAACGGTCTGGAGCCTTAATTTCGATCCGGGTACAAACGTGGTGGAAGTCTACATCAACTACCTGCGCCGAAAAATCGACCGTGATTTCGAACCAAAGCTTATTCATACCCGCCCCGGTATGGGATACGTTCTGAAAGAAGACTAG